The nucleotide sequence CAGCTGATGGACTTGGCGAAAAGCTTGTCTCTCCCAGGGGTCAAATCATGAACCAAACAAGTGCAACCAAATACACGAGAGGGAAGAAGataaaggggggggggggggggtctgagcaaagaataaaatgaaatgtGGAGTTTTGTGCTCCAAAATAGATGAAGGTATACGATTAATCAAATCACAAGCAGTAAGAATTGCATCAACCCAAAAACGAGAAGGGACAtcattatggaaaaaaaaagtgCGGGTAGTTTCAATGAGATGTCAATTTTTACACTCTACAACtctattttgttgaggtgtgtgaGTATAAGAAGACTGATGAAGAATACCCTGAGAAGACATAAATGTAGTGAAAGGAGCAGAAAAATATTCACAGGCATTATCACTATGCGACACACATATAGAAGCTTTAAATTGGGTCTGAATTTCAGCATAAAAAGCttgaaaaatagagaatgattcagaacgatttttcattaaaaaaaaccaAGTGCATCAAGAATAGTCATCAATGAAGGTTGCAAAATATTGAAATCCTAAGATAGAAATGACACGACTAGGACCCCAAACATTGATATGAACCAATTCAAAGAGGGATGCAACCCGATTATTGACACACTTTGGAAATGAAGTACGACAATGTTTACTAAGCTGACACGACTCATAATGTAAAGAAGGCAAACTAAAGAGACCTAGAACCATCTTCTGGAGTTTGGAAAGGCTAGGATGTCCCAAGCGGTTGTGGATAAAGGCTGGAGACTCAATAGAAGTGCAGGGTGATGGAGGCATGGAAAGATGGTAAAGTCCCGGAGACTCATGCCCTATACCAGTCATCCATCCTGTACCTCGGTCCTACACAAGAATAGAATTATCAACAAAGGTAATAGAACAATTAAGAGCACAAGTTAATTTACTAATAGAGATAAGGGTAAAAGGACATCCAGGAACATAGAGAACAAAATCCAGAGTTAATGAAAGAAGGGGTTGAGCTTGACCAATGCCCTTGGCAACTACTTTAAAGCCATTAGCAAGAGTGACACAAGGAAGACATGTGGAATGATTAAGATGTGAGAAAAGACATTGATTACTAGAGATGTGGTTAGATGCACTAGAATCGAGTACCTAAGGGCCAAGTGGGGAAGATTGAGTAAGGTAAGCAACATAATTACTAGTGTCAGCTACCGAAGCAACAGAGGATATGAAATGCTTAGTAGCTTGATACTGGAGGTATTCCTCATAATCAGCTCTAGTTAGGAGATGAGATGGCGATGACTGACCCTCTGATGCTTCAGATTAAGAGTTAAGATTAACAGTCTGAACCACATTAGTAGCACGAGGAGGTTGTCCATGAAATTTATGACAATTCTCTCTAGTGTGACCCCACCGGCGACAATCATTGCATTTGGGGCGGTTTGCTCTATTTAAATTACCACTTTGTCCTCCTCCGTGCTCTCCTCTAGCACTAGTGTGAGAGGCCAAAATTGAAGAGTCTGCAAAAGGGCTCCCTGGCACTGTGATCAGAGAAGAGACACGAAGCATTCAAGCAAAAACATCCTCTAGAGAGGGAACGGTAGGACTGGCTAGGATCTGATCTTGAGCTGGACAAAGTTCAGGTCTAATGCCTTTCAACCCTAGTACCATAAAGAACTTGTCTCTTTGTTGCAGATATTCCTCAACATTAGTCTCAACAGACATGAGAGAATTAAACTCCTCTTTAAGTGATTCAAGTCTGCCAGTAAACTCAAATATGTTGAGATCGTGCTGCTTCAAGTGAACCATGTTAAACACAACATTATAGAACAGTTGGATGTCATTAGTGTAAAGGCTTTAGCCTTGGTCCATAACTGATAACAGGTCCtataagttttataaataacataaagttTAGAGTCAATAGATTGCCATAGCAAATTGCAAAGGAGAGCATCAGCTTTCCTCCAAGTAGCTCAATCGGCTGTAGGAATATCATCTACCTCTTTGGTCAAATGATCCTCTTATCCTTGACCCAAAAACCATAATTCAACAGATGCAGCCCAAGACATATAGTTGGCACTACCAATCAACTTTTCAGAGGTAATGGCTGTAAGGGGAGTGataattggagagaaaataccAGATTTGGAGCCTGAATCAACAGAGGAACTGGTGCTGGACATGATTTGGATGGAAGGCAGCTCTAAGCTTTATGGAGCAGCAAAGGATTCTAAATCAATGGCCGCAGCAGCGTCACTTCGACGCTGGAGATGACCAGCAACCGGACCTACGAACAGGCTGCCGGAGGAGACGAACAGTTGGTGGCGACCACTGGAAACGGTGATCTGAAGGTTGCCTGGTGTAGTCGATGGCAATTGCAAAGGGCTAATGACGGTCTGCGACATCAGAGACTAGCAACGGACGTGGGATGTCGACACTGGATATGACAGACGCCAGAACTGGTGGATCAGAATGTGCTGGTTCCGATGGTGTGGTCGGTGTCTTGAAACGACCATTGGAAAAGCGAGATTGGAGGCTGGAAGTTGCGATGCCGGTAGTGGAAGAGGTGGCACGTGGCGGCAATTCTGGCGATGAGCTTCCAGGCAGGCTGATCGGACCTTTCTGAACATGATGGTGTGGTTGGATTTCTCAAACGGCACCGAGAAGTGGGTGAACAAACCCAAACAGGTgcaggaagagagagaaaatcagGTATGGATGTCACTAGAGAGAGAAACACGGCGGGACTCTAGGGTTTTGGCTTTAATACCATGAAAAACCCTATGGGTGAATCATTTGtgttatttcttaatgataCTACCGAGTCAATTATGTACAGGAAGTAACGGTCCATGGGCCGTGCGATACAAGTGTAGTACGTGCAGTACAAGTGTTGTACAGTCAGTCCTAATGTAGTACAATAGCTAAacttcaatatatatacactattcTAACATCAACATCAGTATATATGGATGTGATAAATTTTTAGACCATGTCATATGCTTTTTTAGGTGTTTATGCAAGGATCTTCTTCAAAACTTGGTACATTTCAGAATTGCAATTCCTGATGAGAGTTGGAGGCTTTAGATTGTTGTATGTTTATTTTTCAAGCATCCCCTTTGAGTGAAGAAGTAAATAtatgacaacaacaacaataagaaGTCTTAATCCCACTTCTTGGGatttggctacatgaattctagagcttcatctctatccatggccatatccTTTGTAACACCATCATATCCTATTTCATGTCTTAAGGATTTCCCAGACagtttctttggtcttcctccGCTTCTTTTACTACAAActtcctccatttcatccactcacTTCGTAGGGGTTTCTACTAGTCTTCTTTTCATCTACCTAAACCATTTTAATTGTGATTTTCACATCCTATTTTCAATAGGCACCGTTCGAACTTTTTTACAGATGATCTCAttcatttttgtcttttcttgaaTGATTGCTCATCCACCATAACATTCTTATCTTAGCTGTGACCcatattttgcatatgttgaCTGCAAAGTTTTTTGAGCCATACAACCAAGATTAGCtttgaagataattttaagATCACACAAAATGCAGGACACATTTCTGTACTCTGACCATCTTACCTTGATTCTATGAATAACATCCTCCATAATCTCCATTCTTTTTGAAACAATTAATCCAAGACATCAAAATTGATCATCTTTTGGGAGACTCACAATTACATCATCCAcacttaaaatttttactaaatttagaTTCCACGTACTTAGTTTTCAACCTACTTATTAAAACCTTCTCATTCTAAGGTGTTTCTTCTTAATtcaagtttatttattattcacACCTTTTGTCTCATCCATCAAGACAATATCGTTTGCATGTGCTTTGTGAACTCATCCATCACAATAGCAAAGAGGTAAGGGCTCAATGCAGATCCTTAatgtaatccaattgtaattgggAAAAACCTTAAGGGCTGTTTAGTTGTAGAAAAGGATTTCCAGTTTTCTATAAAATTTCTAGTTTCATTTTccaaagaaaatttggaaaatgtgttcaaatgttagaaatatagaaaattaatttccaaactagaaaattggaacatatattaaaaaatgatagaGATGTTTTAATTGCTTTTGTGTAGCTATGTTTGAGAAGGAGATAGAGATGATTTGGTGAAAATTCATAGAAAACTGcaattttcaatttctccaaCTTAATAAGGAAAActtagaaaactcattttaggtgttttccaagtttagttcaattttggaagactgaattttccaaatctccattttctatttggattttttttgtatttgaacaagttttctaattttctattttctgtgGAGTAATTTTCCAGAAGGGctgttttccacaactaaactgCCCCTTAATATTTCCTCCACAAGTTTAGTTTAATCTTCATTGGTGTGGTTGGGATTTCTGGTTTTCCCTATGGTTAGAAGCTTCACTTTGTGAGATGTTTTGTATGCAGATACTGGATGCAAATCCCAAACTGTTTTTCCATCTCCAACAGCAAAGGTTGATAGAGTTGATACGGGATGGAAACCTAGAAGAGGCGTTAAAGTTTGCGCAAGAGGAGCTTGCACCAAGGGGGGAAGAAAATGTAATTCTCTATTTGTCctcctagaaaatttcataCTTCTGCTGCAGGAGGCATTCCTGGCAAAAGTTGTGGTGGTCATTTCAATCACTAAGGCTGAAATTTGTTTATCTCATTGTTTGTTCACGTGTTGGTTGAAGTTATGGTTGTCACTGTAGAATTTAAGGCTAATATTCCCTTAAAGAAACAAGCTCTATAAAGGAATGTACACATGCACGCAGCCTGATTTAAAACTAACTAATATGTCATATTAAAGTAAGCAACAAAAATCATGGTTATCCTTTTCCCATAGAAATTTGATCCTAGTGTAATTTAAAGTTGTTTGTGGTTTGGTTCTTTACAAGGTTCACAAGCCCCACAAGCCTCTAGCTGTATCCACACAAGATTGTCTAACAAATTAGAAAGCTTGATGCAAACCATAGCAGAATGTTCACTGGAATAGTTTTTCCTTGATttggagagggaaagagagatatGTGGATGGAAAAATATGGAATGCTAGCTCCTTCTTGTTGTTCCCTTCTTTTATATAGAAGAAACTAGGACTACCATATCACTGTAATAATTAATCCTTAACCATTGAGGACGTGACCCAGACATATTTGCACGCACATACCACTAAAGCTATTTTAGTGCAcaattagatttcttttactttctaGTTTCTCAGAACCctatttttgtgtgtgtgaccACTTAGGTTCATTCTATGTTGGTAGTAGGAAGGAATCCGAGTATCATTAGgatttatcaattaaaattcctttcaattaatttgaattaaaattattattctatttcttccttctgtgaaaaagaagagaataatagagaaatagtttattagaagaaaaataatggaGGAAGGGATATATTTGGATGATTGTCTCCCACTCTACAcctgtatttatattttttactactaGCTCATAAAAAGTAACAATATAGCAGGATTATAGCAAGATTATAAGGGGGGATTACAGCAAGATTATAGCCATCAACACTCCACACAAGATGGTGCATAGATATCTTCCATGATCATCTTGTTTACAATAGAATTAAAGACACTATAATTGAGACCCTTAGGAAATATGTCAGCAAATTGATGTTCCGACTTCACAAAAGGTATGCTAACTAGACTTCTTCTTtcgttatttattttctttcttttttctttttctttttttggtaaaGCTTTTGTCTATCTCAATATGCTTTTTTCTATCATGTTGAACTGGATTGTTTGCAATGTTAATCACAACCTTATTATCATAGTGCACAGTGAAAGGTCTCCCACCACTTTTCTCCAAGTTCTTAATGACATTTTTAAGCCATAGAAGTTCACAGACTCCTTGGGCCATTGCTTTCTTGCTTCATAAGTGATCAAAATTTTCACCAATGAATGAACAATAACCTGTTGTAGACCTCCTAGCATCTGTTAAACCTACCCAATCAACATGTAAAGGCTTCTATCTTCAAATGGTCATGTTTGCCAACAACCTTTTTGTAGGAGTAGACTTCAAATATGTTAGGATAAAATAAATTGCTTTCAAGTGAGGTCTGCAAGGATCATGCATGAACTAGCTCACTACGCTGACaacatatgttatttttccACTTGTGGGAGAGATAGATCATCCTTCCTACAAATATCTGATATCTTATTTTGTCAACCTAGTCTCCATTTTGCACATTTGAAGTGATGATTTATCTCAATAGCTGTATTTATAGATTTACACTAACATATGGGTCTCTTCCAAGAGGTTAATACATATTTTCTCTATGAAATGAAGATGCTTTTTATTAGATCAAGCAACTTCTATTCCAAGAAAGtgcataaacaacaacaacaacaacaacatattaatCCTTAATTCGACAATGTGGGGTtgactatatgaattctagcttgccagtcatttctatttataggcttttccTTTGAGTCCCCCACCAAGTTTATTTTGGTCTTACTCTACCAATTTTgctaaatactcattccatTCCACCCATTCTTCTCACAAGTGCTCATAttgatcttcttctcacatgatcaaaccatcttaatcatgtctCACACATCTTATCTGCTATAAGAGTTACTCcaaccttattacgaataacctcatttccaattttatctttttttatatggtCATACATCCATTACCATTAGAACTAAGCTCAACATCATGGTTGTGACTCCCTAGTGTCAAAGGCCAATCATATGAGAAGTCATATGGTTGTTGCCCAAGGAAAAAGGCTAGACCCCCTAGCAAGCAGGGCATCACACAGAGGGAATGTGGTATCAAAGCAATGCTCAATGGTAGCACAAAGGCATGCACTAAGAGATCTTGGGCCAAGGTGTTAACAAATAGCGAAGGTGCATTGGATGGCTGCATAAGAGATGACATGATGGGTTGAAATCATTGACACACAAGCACTTCCCAAGAAAGGAGTAAGTAGCAATTCACCTAGGAGGAGACGGTGATATGCCAAGCGCTCTGTGGGAAGGGAGTAGATAGGGGGTCACCTTGCAATGAGGACAATGTGGAATTGAGGGGAGAATGGCACAGCCCGTGACTCCCCAGTGTTGAGGGCTAAGCATACGCCAAGGGTCTTCTCGAGGTTCCTGCACATTTACTACTATACAACTGTGTATGCAGGTGCACTTCTATCCAAATTCCTTAGTTTATGATAATATGCTCGTTACCAGGGAAAAAGGCTGGCCTCGCCTGGCAAGCAGGCTGCCGCATGGGAAAGTGCTCTAGGCCTGGGACAACTAAGCTCCAACATGACCATAGAAACCAAAATTTAAACACAGGCTCGAGCCAAGACTACGATTAATCAATTGACTCAGCAACTAGAGAAAGGAATTCAAAGGTTAAACCAAAACAGAAGGAAAGGGTCTGCCACACACATGACTGATCGTGGGACTAGGACTAAGGCTCAACCAACTcaagaaatatgaaaagcttAATCTCTAAGTGAGTGGAGCAAGGAATTCAGATGCTAAACTGAAACAGAAGGGAAGGATTGCAATCAATTATGTCGTGCATAAGGCAAGGGGAATCCAGGCCAATAGCTCAATGAATCCACCTTCAATCATAAACCAGATGTTAGGGATAACTCGAGAAATTGACACCCCTTCATCTTCCAATATGTATCATTGAGACAATAATTGCAGAGTCTTGGAGTTGTTAATTGGAAGACCAAGTGATCAGTGATTTTAGATCAAGGCAAGGCTTCAGGAGTTTTGGTTGGCAGAAAGAGGCACATTGGTTGCTGCAGTCAGATGGTGATAACATCACATTAATGTAGACATGGCATCATTGTTCATGCTATTGAtccagaaatttaaaaagtgGAAAAATACGatcaatgctctgataccaagttcaGCTTATAAAAGGAAAGATTACAACAAGATTATAAGGAGCGATTACATCAATCAACTCAAGATTATAGCTATTAAGAATAATTCAATTAACTAATTACTTATTCTCAGTACCTCTTCAGGGTATGAGTGACATCTAGTGATATGTCATGGTCATCCAAATAGCATGAATGCATATGGAACCTTGTCATTAACAATTACTATGTAATTGAATCACAATGCCCCTATTGAACAATAGGTATGGATGCACTGTCAAACCTGTGTTAGTTCAATTGTAACTGACTGACCTTGTCactataacttaattttttacttggaACTCATTTCTACCAATTAATACACCTTGGTCAAGGAATTTCTTGGGCTATATCACATGTTGGTCATGTATGAGATTCTCACTTGCATTATATGCCCTAATTTCTCCATGCATGATTCGCTATGCCAATATATACATGATTAAAGTAGATCATATACAGGAAAACCACGGTGCCTAAAGTCAAAGGATCACTTACACTACTGCAATGTGGAGTTTGTCATTGACAAGTCTGCAACTCCATTAAACAGTTCTATAGAGTTTGCTCAAGTTTAAATACTTATTTCTGAAAAACATGAATAAGTACTTGCCTAGTATTAATTAATACTGTGTGAAAAACATTCAAATATCTAAGTACAGAATCTTGCTTGATTGCGTTTAGAGAACATTACTAATAGCTCCTACTgcaaaatgttaatatttttataatatatatattttttatttttgtgtcattTTTGTCCTTATGCATTAGTTGGGATCATATGCAGAAAAGCTTTTTAGAAGAGTTGGAGAAGACTCTTGCATTGCTAGCTTTTGAAGATGTCAGTAATTGCCCCGTTAGAGATCTCATGGGCATATCGCAACGCCAGAAGACAGCAAGTGAGGTTTATGCAGCTATCCTTGCCAGCCAAGGTCATGAAAAAGGTTGGTAATGCTGTCTAATATCTACTTTCAAGCTCACAATATCTTTTTGTTATGAATCCAAATAGGGATGGTCATAAACTGCTGGTTTGACtggttttgtttattttcttagaGAAAGAAAGCCATGGACATGCATGCAAATCTTATATTcaccaattttattttattttctcaatcATTGTCCATCTTTATCTTGGACCATAGCTTGGTTTCTAAGATTTGAAGTTTTCTCGAGACAGATCTGACATGTATACCCCATGGATGCTTTCAGACATGTTCACTCATCCATGGATGAATCCATAAGATAAATCTGAAATGTTGTGTGTCATAAACCAAACTGTTGTAAGTTCTTGAAATGAATGCATTGAGCTTTGActacaattttataaaattcctACTAGAAAATTTGTCCTAGTAAATTGAAGTTTCTATAACCttaataattgattatataGGACTAACTTTAGGGATCTCTCCTACTATCATGCATTCACTACAGGGACCACACAAAAGTCCATTTTGCCTTTCTTAATTATAGCTCTCATTGTTTCAGTTTGTATTGTAAActgttggagagtcctaggaTCCGAGGGAACCTCAAGGTAAAAAAGAGTCCAAAGCAAAGAAGGAGACTGCAACTGATGTGGTCTTCAGTTGTGGGCTGGCGCATCAAGATAAAGGAGGAgaaataaaaggataaaaaacaagataagactCCTAATCAAGTAGGAGAAATTATAGGAATAGATTTGTAAATTATCTTGTAAATATTCTCAATTATGTTGCTTATCATCTGCTAGAAATTAGGAATTGATAACATAGAAAGCTGTATATAATTCTTAtttcatgagaaatcaagtatgTTTTGGATTTCCACCAAATCAGTCTCTCGTTTCTAGGTTCCATACTTTAGGAACCaaatttgttcatggtatcagagctcggcTCTTCTTAGTCCAAAGATCCGAATCAGATGGAGCCCCAAGACCGTGAGAATGCAGCCCCAACTGCAGCGGAGTCTTCCTTGAGTTCGGATCTTCAACAACCAGCGACTTCAACTGCTGGAGCGCCTAACAACACTCTTTCCTTGGATAGTCATACTTTGCATATCACCCAACATAGGTTGAACGGAAGAAactttagagaatggtttcaatccGTAACCTTGGTGAttaaaggcaaaggaaaatatGGCTACCTCACAGGTACAATCCAAACTCCACCAGAAAATTCAGTAGAATATCAAAGATGGGAGATAGAAAATTCGATTTTGATGGCTTGGATTATCAATTCAATGGAGCCCAAGATAGGCTGACCCTATCTATTTTACAAAACAGCCAAAGAAGTGTGGGAGGCTGTTCAGGAAATCTATTCTGATCTCGAAAATACAGCCCAATGCTTTGAGATTATGGCTGCAATTCGGAATACCAAGCAGGGCAATCTTGGAGTGACTGAATACTACAATAACCTAGTGAAACTATGGCAGGAGATGGATCTATTTTATGATCCTAGCTGGAAGTGTGCAGATGATAGCCAAAAGTATAGCAAAATGCTGGAAAAAGAGAGAATCTTTGATTTTCTCCAAGGGCTCAATCCAGATTTTGATGAGGTAAGAGGAAGATTATTGGGTACAAAGCCTTTACCATCTCTTCGGGAGGTGTTTGCCGAAGTTAGACGGGAGGAAAGCAGAAAAAGGGTTATGCTACCAACAACCGAACCTAATTCAGGATCGGCCCTTACTGCTGCAAGAAAGGAAGACATTCCAAAGGATAAGCAATGGTGTGAACATTGCAATCGGCCTTATCACACCAAGAGTACATGTTGGAAGTTGCATGGGAAACCCCCAAACTGGAAACCGAAACCGAAGAAGGACAGATTGGCTTATGCTGCAATAAGTGTACCCACTAGTGAAAAAGGAACAGGTATGGGATTAACTACTGATCAAATTGACTTCTTACAGAAACTGTTACAAAGCTCATATATTGCAAAGGAATCAGATGAGGCAGCACCAAATTATTCAGCATCTATGGCACAAAAATGTCAGTTTCTTTCTCTGGTTGCTAGGAGAATGAATAAGAGTCATTGGGTAGTAGATATCGGGGCATCCGACCACATGATTGGATCTACTACTACTCTTGATAATTTTCAGATAGGAGATAAGGATCTAACTGTTTTGATGGCTGATGGGACTCAATCATTGGTGAAAGGAAAGGGAAGTGTTTGTGTTGCTgatttattacttgaatcagTATTGCATGTGCCAAACCTAAGTTGTAATCTGTTATCAGTAAGCAAACTAACGAGAGACTTGGATTGTATTGTAACATTCTTTCCTTCATATTGCATTTTTCAAGACCGATCCTCGGGGAAGGTGATTGGTAGTGCTGAGGAGAAGGAGGGACTTTACTGGCTTTCTGATAATAAGGAGTCTCTTAGTCAAGTTTCTCATAGGTTTTTTCTTATGGTTAGTTCAGATTCtgaaattttgttatggcataaacgcCTTGGTCATCCTAGTTTTTCCTATTTGAAACACTTGTACCCTAACctatttatcaataaagaaaaaatggtaCTTAAGTGTGATCATTGCATCCTTGCTAAACAAACTCATAGTACTTATCAATCAGTCCCCTATACTCCTTCTAAACCGTTTTAtttgatccatagtgatatatggggaCTGGCTAGAGTACCAAATCTAAATGGGGCAAGATGGTTTataacttttattgatgaccatacaaGAGTGTGTTGGGTATActtgatgaaagaaaaatctgaggcATGTGCAATCTTTCAAACTTTCCATAAACTCATTTTAAATGTCTTTCAGTCCTCTATTTGTATCCTTAGGACTAACAATGGTTGGGAATACTTTTCTCACTCGTTTACCCAATATCTTACTACCAATGGGATCTTCCATCAAAGCACTTGTCCttatacccctcaacaaaatggaatagctgaaaggaaaaatcgaCACTTGCTTGAGGTGGCTAGATCTCTTATGTTCACAAGTTTCATGCTTAATAGATATTGGGGGGAGGCAGTTCTAACAGCTGCCTATCTAATTAATAGACTGCCTACCAAAGTCTTGAAGTACCAAGTCCCACTACAAAATCTCACTTCCATCTTTCCCCATGCTCGTATTCTAAATACTCTTCCTCCCAAAGTTCTTGGATGTGTGGTGTATGTCCATCAAACCAGTCCAAATCAGCATAAACTTGAACCAAGAGCATTAAAGTGTATATTCATTgggtattctcctacccaaaagggTTATAAATGTTTCTACCCTACATCACAAAAAGTCTTCATCTCTTGTGATGTAACATTTATGGAGAGTGAGTCAATTACTCAAGTACCTCCCTACAATTGAAAGATAATCATTGGGATCCAGCAGTACCTATGCCTATTTCATTACCTATACCTCAGCTTAACCCAAATAATGTTTTTAATCAAACTGCTGCAGCTGAGTCTTCCCAGCCAGCATGCTCTAAACCTAATCACCCGAGCCTATTATCTTCTCAAGAACCCCAAATCCCAGCTGAATCTATGGAAACTGATTTAGGGGACAACTTGAATCTAGAAAAGCCAATACAAGTCTACTCAAGAAGAGGTAAACAACCAGCTCCTCAAAACTGCCAACTGCTAGAACCGAGGGAAAGTCCAGTGAATGAGGAAGAAGTTACAGCTGTTGACAGTGACTTGCATCTCCCTATTGCTGTtagaaaaggggtaagatcatgtgtaAAGCATCCTATTTCAAATTACTTGACATATTCCAGGTTATCTCCCGAATTCAAGGCTTTCACCGCTAATTTAGATACAGTGGCTATACCTTGGAATATTCAAGAGGCACTAAATGATCCCAAGTGGAAAGAGGCAGTGATGGAAGAGATGAAGGCACTAAAAGGCAACCACACATGGGAAGTTGTTGACTTTCCGAAAAACAAGAAGATCatag is from Diospyros lotus cultivar Yz01 chromosome 2, ASM1463336v1, whole genome shotgun sequence and encodes:
- the LOC127795471 gene encoding uncharacterized protein LOC127795471, giving the protein MAAIRNTKQGNLGVTEYYNNLVKLWQEMDLFYDPSWKCADDSQKYSKMLEKERIFDFLQGLNPDFDEVRGRLLGTKPLPSLREVFAEVRREESRKRVMLPTTEPNSGSALTAARKEDIPKDKQWCEHCNRPYHTKSTCWKLHGKPPNWKPKPKKDRLAYAAISVPTSEKGTGMGLTTDQIDFLQKLLQSSYIAKESDEAAPNYSASMAQKYRR